The following proteins are encoded in a genomic region of Spirosoma sp. SC4-14:
- a CDS encoding gluconate 2-dehydrogenase subunit 3 family protein encodes MFHYPAGTVRALLKTDQVTKATQQALTERLNAQPRQPTFFSEAEFLLLRAVCDQLIPQPNSPERICIEHSIDERLSENTTNGWRYDTMPNDGEAYRSGLKGIDESAVHLFQKPFQDLLDEQKNQVLQAIQTMEAPGKTWQTLPADRFFEELLAEAAEAYYSHPLAQEEIGYVGMADVLTWHRIGLNQLEEREPRAI; translated from the coding sequence ATGTTTCACTATCCAGCAGGCACCGTTCGCGCATTGCTCAAAACCGATCAGGTTACCAAAGCTACCCAACAGGCATTGACCGAACGGCTGAACGCTCAACCTCGGCAACCTACATTCTTTTCAGAAGCAGAGTTCTTACTGTTGCGAGCCGTTTGTGACCAACTGATTCCGCAGCCCAACAGCCCTGAACGTATTTGCATCGAACACAGCATTGACGAGCGGCTTTCGGAAAACACAACAAATGGCTGGCGATACGACACCATGCCGAATGACGGCGAGGCTTATCGATCAGGGTTGAAAGGTATCGACGAAAGTGCCGTTCATTTATTCCAGAAGCCATTTCAGGACTTGCTCGACGAACAAAAAAATCAGGTTCTTCAAGCTATTCAGACAATGGAGGCTCCCGGCAAAACCTGGCAAACCCTTCCTGCCGATCGTTTTTTTGAAGAACTACTGGCCGAAGCCGCAGAAGCCTATTATAGCCACCCGTTAGCGCAGGAAGAAATTGGCTACGTTGGGATGGCCGATGTGCTAACCTGGCACCGAATCGGCCTCAACCAACTGGAAGAACGAGAACCAAGAGCAATATAA
- a CDS encoding GMC family oxidoreductase, producing MPYSTTETVDAVVIGTGAGGAPLLARLAKAGLKVVALEAGKHWNPQHDFPTDEKAQSKLFWNDERLSAGNDPLPFGNNNSGTGVGGSTLHYTAYTPRAQPDDFRIRTDFGVGEDWPLSFADIEPYYDEVEQFLGVSGPSPYPWGPARKHAYALGPLPINGAGQLMDRGCKSLGINTSPAANAALSAGYYQEGVGYRPACANRGFCQAGCTIGAKASMDVTYIPLALYHGAEIRPECFVTQLIKNSVGKISEVVYIRNGQEERQRCRFVFLCAGTIETARLLLLNGLANSSGQVGRNIMAHPGLQIWGEFDDDVRPYKGIPGALISEDMHRPPKADFAGGYLLQSIGVMPVTYMSQMARGRGLWGQALKQAASAYNHVAGINILGDCLPYDHNYLELSDEKDARDLPKPRVYFTNGDNEHRLTVHANNVMRDIWEAAGARNVWAFPRNAHVIGTCRMGNKPDQAVVNANGQSFDIPNLFISDNSTFPSALSVNPALTIMALSLRTADCFLQKG from the coding sequence ATGCCTTATTCCACAACTGAAACCGTCGATGCTGTCGTAATCGGAACCGGTGCGGGCGGTGCGCCCCTACTGGCACGCCTGGCCAAAGCTGGCCTGAAAGTAGTTGCACTGGAAGCTGGCAAGCACTGGAACCCCCAGCACGACTTTCCGACCGACGAAAAAGCGCAGAGTAAACTCTTCTGGAACGATGAACGGCTTAGCGCGGGCAACGATCCCCTACCCTTTGGCAACAACAATTCGGGCACAGGTGTTGGTGGCTCTACCCTTCATTACACAGCCTACACGCCACGAGCCCAACCCGACGATTTCCGTATCCGAACCGACTTCGGTGTTGGTGAAGACTGGCCCCTGAGCTTTGCGGATATTGAGCCGTATTATGACGAGGTTGAGCAATTTCTGGGCGTATCGGGGCCTTCACCTTACCCCTGGGGCCCTGCTCGCAAACACGCTTACGCGCTAGGGCCATTACCCATAAACGGTGCCGGCCAATTGATGGATCGTGGTTGCAAATCGCTGGGGATCAACACATCGCCCGCAGCCAATGCGGCTCTGTCGGCAGGTTATTATCAGGAAGGCGTCGGATACCGGCCTGCCTGTGCCAACCGGGGCTTCTGTCAGGCAGGATGTACCATTGGCGCCAAAGCAAGTATGGATGTCACCTACATTCCACTTGCCCTGTATCACGGAGCCGAGATTCGGCCAGAATGTTTTGTAACCCAGTTGATTAAAAACAGCGTGGGCAAAATCAGTGAAGTTGTCTATATACGAAACGGGCAGGAAGAACGGCAACGATGTCGGTTTGTTTTTCTGTGTGCAGGAACTATTGAAACTGCCCGCCTATTGCTTCTTAACGGACTCGCGAACAGCAGTGGACAGGTTGGCCGAAATATTATGGCTCATCCGGGCCTGCAAATCTGGGGCGAGTTCGATGACGATGTGCGTCCATACAAAGGCATTCCGGGGGCCTTAATATCTGAAGATATGCACCGCCCTCCAAAGGCCGACTTCGCGGGCGGATACCTTCTACAATCTATTGGCGTAATGCCGGTTACGTATATGAGCCAAATGGCACGAGGACGCGGATTGTGGGGGCAGGCCCTAAAACAGGCGGCTTCGGCTTACAACCATGTAGCGGGTATCAATATTCTGGGCGACTGTCTGCCTTACGACCACAATTATCTGGAGCTCTCGGACGAAAAAGATGCTCGTGACCTCCCCAAACCCCGTGTTTATTTCACAAACGGCGACAATGAACACCGCCTGACCGTTCATGCCAACAACGTCATGCGCGACATCTGGGAGGCTGCTGGTGCCCGAAACGTCTGGGCATTTCCCCGTAATGCCCACGTAATCGGTACCTGCCGAATGGGAAACAAGCCCGATCAGGCAGTGGTGAACGCCAATGGGCAATCGTTCGACATTCCGAATTTATTTATCAGTGATAACTCAACGTTCCCCAGTGCCTTAAGCGTTAATCCAGCTCTGACAATCATGGCGTTATCGCTTCGAACTGCGGATTGTTTTTTACAAAAAGGTTGA
- a CDS encoding SDR family oxidoreductase — MTQSEFRPQSNEIPGQQLPYPAQQSDMDPAPDSDLSNYKPAGKLIDKVAIITGGDSGIGRAVAIAFAMEGADVAIVYNENTDDARHTQRLVEQKDHSCLIIKADVRNAAACQAAVQQVVEQYGKLNILVNNAAYQMAQQSIDDLSEEQFRRTFETNIFGYFFMVKAVLPHLNEGDAIVNTGSIVGIVGNPILVDYASSKGAIHAFTKSLAIQLGKRNIRVNCIAPGPVWTPNIPGTMPEDEVKNFGHEVALARPGQPEELAPAYVLLASSEGSFMTGSIVEVTGGKLG; from the coding sequence ATGACGCAATCAGAATTCCGACCGCAATCCAACGAAATTCCGGGCCAGCAACTCCCCTATCCGGCCCAACAATCGGACATGGACCCAGCCCCCGACAGCGATCTGTCGAACTACAAACCTGCCGGAAAACTAATTGACAAAGTAGCTATCATTACGGGTGGCGATTCGGGTATAGGGCGGGCAGTAGCGATTGCGTTTGCCATGGAGGGTGCCGATGTAGCAATTGTTTACAACGAAAATACTGATGATGCCAGACACACCCAGCGCCTTGTTGAACAAAAAGACCATTCATGCCTGATTATCAAGGCCGATGTGCGAAACGCAGCCGCCTGTCAGGCCGCCGTACAACAGGTTGTTGAGCAGTATGGCAAATTGAATATTCTGGTCAATAACGCTGCCTATCAGATGGCGCAGCAGTCTATAGACGATCTTTCGGAGGAACAGTTTCGCAGAACGTTCGAAACCAATATTTTTGGCTATTTCTTCATGGTGAAAGCCGTTTTGCCGCACCTCAACGAAGGCGATGCCATTGTGAATACGGGCAGTATTGTTGGTATAGTTGGCAATCCGATTCTGGTCGATTATGCGTCTTCGAAAGGCGCTATTCATGCCTTCACCAAATCGCTGGCCATTCAGTTGGGCAAACGTAACATTCGGGTAAACTGCATAGCACCTGGGCCTGTCTGGACGCCTAACATTCCTGGAACTATGCCCGAAGATGAGGTCAAAAATTTTGGTCACGAGGTTGCCCTTGCCCGGCCCGGCCAACCCGAAGAACTGGCTCCGGCTTATGTGCTGCTTGCATCCAGCGAAGGCAGTTTCATGACCGGCAGTATTGTCGAAGTAACCGGCGGCAAGCTAGGCTAA
- a CDS encoding DUF2141 domain-containing protein: MKTLLASLCLLTNLSVYAFSSANNPSWAVVDSATYQLTVVVSGINQRTGKLYIGLATDASSFTGESAHKKTVAIPESGDITVSFEGLKPGRYAVRVLQDLNDNQKMDFSGQMPAEPFGFSNVTMLMGPPSFDECSFELNENKSVQIRMIEL; encoded by the coding sequence ATGAAAACCCTACTCGCGTCCCTCTGCCTACTCACCAATCTATCGGTCTATGCTTTTTCTTCTGCCAATAACCCTTCGTGGGCTGTTGTCGACTCGGCAACTTATCAGCTAACCGTTGTTGTGTCAGGAATCAATCAGCGAACCGGGAAACTATACATCGGTTTGGCTACCGATGCGTCCAGCTTTACCGGAGAGTCGGCTCATAAAAAAACGGTTGCGATACCCGAATCCGGCGACATCACGGTGTCGTTTGAGGGGTTAAAACCTGGGCGCTATGCGGTGAGGGTTCTTCAGGATCTGAACGACAATCAGAAAATGGATTTTTCGGGTCAAATGCCAGCGGAGCCCTTTGGGTTCTCAAACGTAACGATGCTGATGGGACCGCCCAGTTTCGACGAATGCTCTTTTGAGCTTAATGAAAATAAATCAGTACAAATTCGTATGATCGAACTGTAG